TCAGCACTGAAGGTGTTGAAGTCGTGAAAGACGGTAAAACATTCTTCTGGAGCGGCAGATACCATAACGACCTTAATTCCAGGGATACTTTGGTAACAGAAGTAAACGTTCTGGAAAATTTTGACCCTAAAATTCCTGAAAGCGGCAAAGATGCCGAAGTTTTACTTCTCGGAAACCTTCATCCGGGCGTGCAGCTTTCTGTTTTGGAAAAGATGGAAAAGCGTCCCAAGCTGGTGATCCTCGATACAATGAATTTCTGGATGGATACTGCATGGGATATCTTGATGGAGATGATTGCAAAAACGGATGTGATCACGATCAATGACGAAGAAGCAAGACAGCTATCCGGTGAATATTCACTGGTAAAAGCAGCACAGAAAATTCACAGTATGGGTCCTGATTATGTGATTATTAAGAAAGGGGAACACGGTGCGCTTCTTTTTCACGAAGGTAAAGTTTTCGCAATTCCGGCGCTTCCTTTGGAGGTGGTTTTCGATCCTACGGGAGCCGGCGATACGTTTGCCGGCGGTTTCGCAGCACATTTGGCAAAAACAGGCGATTTCAGTTTCGATAATATGAAATCTGCCATTATCGTTGGTTCAGCCATGGCATCTTACACCGTAGAAAAATTCGGAACCGAAAGGCTTCAGGAAGTTACCCAGCAGGATTTACTCGACAGGATAGCGCTTTTCAAGCAGCTTACCACTTTCGAAGTTGATTTATATTTTGATTAAATGGCTTTAAATAATGGAAAAAAAATAACAGCCTTTATTATTGAGGCGGTTTCAGCTGGGTTTTTGCAGCAAACTGTTGCTCAGCAGCGGACGAAATCCAAAATCGTTGTGGAACCTGCTTTTATAAAAGATTTCGAGACAAATTTTAAGAAATAATTATAAAAATAAATTGAGTAAAATTGATTTAGAATTTTAATTTTGCAAATTATAAAAATTCAGAATGGTAAAAAACTTAAAGTTACTGTCACTTTTTATGGCAGTTTTTACTTTATTCACGGTAAAAGTTAATGCGCAGTTGCAGAAAGGTTCACTGGTTGACGGAATTACAGCGGTTATCGGCAATGAAATTGTGCTGGAGAGCGATATAGAAGAGCAGATGAATTATGCCCGTCAGCAGGGCGCCAATGTAACCGACCGTTGCGAGTTCCTTGAAAACATCATCAACAACAAACTCCTGATTTACGAGGCCAAAAGAGATACGCTGATCGCAAACCAGTCTGCGATGATCAAGGAAAGGGCAGACCAGAAATACAACCAAATCCTGAGAAATTTCCCGGATGAGCGCACGATGCTGAATGCTTACAAATTCAGGTCAGCTTATGAAATGAAAAATGCGATCGAGAAAATTGATACAGATCAGTATTACGGCCAGCAAAAATATGCGAGAATTACCGAAAAAGTGGACGTAACACCAAATGAGGTTACCGACTTTTACAATACTTACAAACACCAGCTTCCGATGGTGAAAGATGAAGTTTCCGTGTCGCAAATTATGATGTTTCCAAAACTTACGGAGGCACACAAAAATGAGCTCAAAGCAAAACTTCTGAAAATAAAGCAGGACATCCAAAACGGAGAAACATTTGAGCAGATGGCAAGAATTTATTCTGAAGATACCTCTGCTTCCAACGGTGGCTTATTTACCAATGTAGCGAAAGGAACAATGGTAAAGCCGTTCGAAGCCGCAGCTTTGAACCTTCAGGAAGGTGAAATTTCTGATCCTGTAGAAACGGAATTCGGCTACCACCTGATTCAATTGGTGAAAAAAACCGGGAAAGTGTACGATGTAAGACATATTCTGTTAAAATCAACACCAAACGAAGAGGAAATTGCTGCGGCGAGAGAGGAGCTGAACAACATCAGAACTCAGATCGAGCAGAAAAAAATAACCTTCAAAGAAGCTGCCTATAAGTATTCAGACGATAAACAGACGAAATTTAACGGTGGTGTGCTTTCTTCACAGGACGGCAGCAGCAAAATAGAAAAGATCAACCTTTCGCCGACTTTGGCATATCAAATTGCAGGTTTAAATCCAGGTGACATCACCGATGTATTTTCAGACCAAAACGAAAGAGAGCAGAAAACTGTAAATATCGTAATGGTGAATGAGGTAATTCCATCCCATCAGCTCGATATCGCTACCGATTATGAACGAATCAAGAACCTCGCTCTGGAAAGGAAAAAGGGCGAAACGGTAGAACGCTGGATCAAATCCAGGCTTCCGGACGTATTTATTTCTATCAACGAGAGATATAACAACTGCGCATTCAAGAGCAGCTGGGACAAAAAATAAACTTCCATAAATCCTTCAGAAATTCTGAGGGATTTTTTATTTTTGGGATATGAGCAGTTTTTTAGATTTTGGCGTAGCCAAAAAAATGCACGATTCACAAAACAGAAACAGAATTTGCGATCTTTTTGAGATAAAATATCCGGTCATTCAGGGTGGGATGATCTGGCATTCCGGATGGCGTTTGGCCTCTGCGGTATCAAATAACGGCGGTTTAGGACTTATTGGCGCGGGAAGTATGTATCCGGACATTCTGCGAGAAAATCTCCGGAAGTGCAAAGCCGCTACCGATAAACCTTTCGGAGTCAATGTGCCGATGCTGTACCCGAATTTGGAAGAAATCATTAATATCATTTTGGAGGAAGGGGTGAAAATTGTCTTTACTTCCGCCGGAAATCCTAAAACCTATACTGAAACTCTACAGAAAGAAGGGCTTAAAGTTGCCCACGTCGTTTCCTCAACCAAATTTGCTGTAAAATGTGAGGATGCCGGTGTAGATGCCATTGTGGCCGAAGGTTTTGAAGCCGGTGGGCACAACGGACGAGACGAAACGACGACTTTGGTTTTAATTCCGAACGTGAAAAAACATATAACCAAACCACTGATTGCTGCCGGAGGAATTGCGCTAGGCTCACAAATGAAAGCCGCAATGATATTGGGCGCGGACGGCGTGCAGATCGGTTCGCGTTTCGCCGCAACTGTGGAAGCAAGTGCTCATGATAACTGGAAAGATTTGATTAAAAACCTCAATGAAGGTGACACGCATCTTACCTTGAAGGAACTGGCGCCGGTACGTATGGTAAAGAACAAATTCTTCCGCGATCTGGAAAAACTCTACGAAGAAGGCAGGAATATTGAAGCTTTGAAGGAAACGCTCGGTCGCGCCCGTGCAAAACGCGGCATGTTTGAAGGCGATTTGGAAGAAGGCGAACTGGAAATAGGCCAGGTTTCCGCTTTGATTGATGAGATTTTACCTGTGGAAAAAGTTTTTGAAAATCTTTTAAAAGAGTTTGAAGAAGCTGGATACAGTGGTTTTTAATGAATCTTTTTTAAAAAATAAAACCTCTTTCAAATGGCTTAAAAGAGGTTTTATTCTGTCTTTGAATTTTTTCTAGATATTCTCCAAAGTTTCCTTCAGCTGCTCCCAGCCACCGCCGTTGTAACCGTTTTGCAAGCCTTGAGAATTCAGATATTCTAGTGCTTTTCCGCTTCTGTTTCCGCTGCGGCAGAACAGGACTACCGGCTTTTCAAGGTTAAGGATTTCATCTTTTCTTTCTTCTATTTCACCCAAAGGGATGTTTTTTGCACCGTTGATTTCACCGTCCATTTCAAGTTCCATAGGTTCACGAACATCGATTAATTCAAAGTTTCCTGCTTTCAGGATGTCTTGTAGATTTTCCATTTTTTTTAATTTTATTTATGCTAAAATACTGACTTTTCAAACAACGGCAATTTTTTAATTTAATACTGGTTTGAAAAAATATCGGATTCTTTTTTTAATAAATTGTACATTAAGACTCTCCGGCTGATAGGTGGAAATCATTTTTCATTGAATTGAAATTCCATAAAATTCACTGCAAAAATATGAATTGCCTTATCTTCGCACTGTCACTTATGCTACCGAATCGAGAAAAATATTCTGCACTTATAAAATCCAGGGCTAAAAAGTTTGGGTTTCAAAGCTGTGGAATTTCTAAATCCGGCTTTTTGGAAGAAGATGCTCAGCCGCTCGAAGACTATTTGGGCCAAGGCTATCACGGCGAGATGCAGTACATGGAGAATTATTTCGATAAACGTTTGGATACCACAAAACTGGTCGAAGGTTCAAAATCGGTCATTTCCTTATCATACAATTACTTTCCGGAAGAAGAGATTTCTACTTTGGATAACTATAAAATTTCAAAGTATGCCTACGCCGAGGATTACCACGAAATTATAAGGGAAATCCTGCGAGAGATGGTCGCTGAACTTCAGGAAGAGATTGGAGATTTTCATTTCAG
The sequence above is a segment of the Chryseobacterium taklimakanense genome. Coding sequences within it:
- a CDS encoding peptidylprolyl isomerase, whose translation is MVKNLKLLSLFMAVFTLFTVKVNAQLQKGSLVDGITAVIGNEIVLESDIEEQMNYARQQGANVTDRCEFLENIINNKLLIYEAKRDTLIANQSAMIKERADQKYNQILRNFPDERTMLNAYKFRSAYEMKNAIEKIDTDQYYGQQKYARITEKVDVTPNEVTDFYNTYKHQLPMVKDEVSVSQIMMFPKLTEAHKNELKAKLLKIKQDIQNGETFEQMARIYSEDTSASNGGLFTNVAKGTMVKPFEAAALNLQEGEISDPVETEFGYHLIQLVKKTGKVYDVRHILLKSTPNEEEIAAAREELNNIRTQIEQKKITFKEAAYKYSDDKQTKFNGGVLSSQDGSSKIEKINLSPTLAYQIAGLNPGDITDVFSDQNEREQKTVNIVMVNEVIPSHQLDIATDYERIKNLALERKKGETVERWIKSRLPDVFISINERYNNCAFKSSWDKK
- a CDS encoding rhodanese-like domain-containing protein, whose product is MENLQDILKAGNFELIDVREPMELEMDGEINGAKNIPLGEIEERKDEILNLEKPVVLFCRSGNRSGKALEYLNSQGLQNGYNGGGWEQLKETLENI
- a CDS encoding NAD(P)H-dependent flavin oxidoreductase encodes the protein MSSFLDFGVAKKMHDSQNRNRICDLFEIKYPVIQGGMIWHSGWRLASAVSNNGGLGLIGAGSMYPDILRENLRKCKAATDKPFGVNVPMLYPNLEEIINIILEEGVKIVFTSAGNPKTYTETLQKEGLKVAHVVSSTKFAVKCEDAGVDAIVAEGFEAGGHNGRDETTTLVLIPNVKKHITKPLIAAGGIALGSQMKAAMILGADGVQIGSRFAATVEASAHDNWKDLIKNLNEGDTHLTLKELAPVRMVKNKFFRDLEKLYEEGRNIEALKETLGRARAKRGMFEGDLEEGELEIGQVSALIDEILPVEKVFENLLKEFEEAGYSGF
- a CDS encoding PfkB family carbohydrate kinase — translated: MKLLVVGSVAFDAIETPFGKTDKILGGAATFIGLAASVLKTDVSLVSVVGGDFPQEYLDMLESRNISTEGVEVVKDGKTFFWSGRYHNDLNSRDTLVTEVNVLENFDPKIPESGKDAEVLLLGNLHPGVQLSVLEKMEKRPKLVILDTMNFWMDTAWDILMEMIAKTDVITINDEEARQLSGEYSLVKAAQKIHSMGPDYVIIKKGEHGALLFHEGKVFAIPALPLEVVFDPTGAGDTFAGGFAAHLAKTGDFSFDNMKSAIIVGSAMASYTVEKFGTERLQEVTQQDLLDRIALFKQLTTFEVDLYFD